One Sphingobium sp. CAP-1 genomic region harbors:
- a CDS encoding cobyrinate a,c-diamide synthase, whose product MTVPGLMIAAPASGTGKTTVMLGLLRALSEDGLTVQPYKSGPDYIDPAFHRAACGRASFNLDSWAMTPGLLDMIAGEAAGANLVIAEGSMGLYDGVASIGGTGHGASADIAKRMGWPVILVIDVSGQAQSAAATALGFARFDPDLPLAGVILNRVASPRHERLARRGMEAVGIPVLGTLPRRGDLTLPERHLGLVQAVEHPDLDRAIADYAAFLRAHADLPAIRQAARGHAPGAATSLPPPPAQRIALARDEAFSFIYPHLLEGWRRAGAEILPFSPLADQAPAPDADLVWLPGGYPELHAGRIAASSHFLAGLRRHAQSRPVHGECGGYMVLGEALIDKAGERHGMAGLLGLVTSYAQRRMHLGYRHATLLAPVATMAAGTALRGHEFHYSTIIDQPDAPLAAVTDADGAAVPETGSQRGHVTGTFFHMIAPAA is encoded by the coding sequence ATGACCGTCCCCGGCCTGATGATCGCCGCGCCCGCCTCCGGCACCGGCAAGACCACGGTGATGCTGGGGTTGCTCCGCGCACTCAGCGAGGACGGCCTGACCGTCCAGCCCTATAAAAGCGGTCCCGACTATATCGATCCCGCCTTCCACCGCGCCGCCTGCGGCCGCGCCTCCTTCAACCTCGATAGCTGGGCGATGACGCCCGGCCTGCTCGACATGATCGCTGGCGAGGCGGCTGGTGCAAACCTCGTCATCGCCGAGGGGTCGATGGGCCTTTATGACGGCGTCGCCAGCATCGGCGGCACGGGGCATGGCGCCAGCGCCGACATCGCGAAGCGCATGGGCTGGCCGGTGATCCTCGTGATCGACGTGTCGGGGCAGGCGCAGTCGGCCGCCGCCACCGCGCTGGGTTTCGCCCGCTTCGATCCCGACCTGCCCCTTGCCGGGGTGATTCTGAATCGCGTCGCCAGCCCGCGCCATGAGCGGTTGGCGCGGCGGGGGATGGAGGCGGTCGGCATCCCGGTGCTGGGCACGCTGCCCCGGCGCGGCGACCTGACTTTGCCGGAGCGGCATCTGGGGCTGGTGCAGGCGGTCGAGCATCCCGATCTCGATCGCGCCATCGCCGACTATGCGGCCTTCCTGCGCGCCCATGCCGATCTGCCGGCGATCCGGCAGGCGGCGCGCGGCCATGCGCCCGGTGCGGCGACCAGCCTGCCGCCACCCCCGGCGCAGCGTATCGCGCTCGCCCGTGACGAAGCCTTTTCCTTCATCTATCCCCATCTGCTGGAAGGCTGGCGGCGGGCCGGCGCGGAAATCCTGCCCTTCTCCCCGCTGGCCGACCAAGCGCCCGCGCCCGACGCCGATCTGGTCTGGCTGCCCGGCGGCTATCCCGAACTTCATGCCGGGCGGATCGCTGCTTCTTCGCACTTCCTCGCCGGGCTGCGTCGCCATGCGCAAAGTCGCCCCGTCCATGGCGAATGCGGCGGTTATATGGTGCTGGGCGAAGCGCTGATCGACAAGGCGGGGGAGCGCCACGGCATGGCCGGCCTGCTGGGCCTTGTCACCAGCTACGCGCAGCGGCGGATGCATCTGGGCTATCGCCACGCGACGTTGCTGGCCCCGGTGGCGACCATGGCGGCGGGCACGGCGCTGCGCGGCCATGAGTTCCATTATTCGACCATCATCGACCAGCCCGACGCGCCGCTGGCCGCCGTGACCGACGCCGATGGCGCGGCGGTTCCCGAAACCGGATCGCAGCGCGGGCATGTGACCGGCACCTTCTTCCACATGATCGCGCCCGCCGCATGA
- a CDS encoding DUF1636 domain-containing protein, which yields MLKAVEDGPAVVACNTCRLSPDAREDGEGRRGGALLADALAAVRAGDSRYAGIAVQQMPCLFACTDHCTVHLRAPGKVGYVLGRFSPDADAARAILDYAVVYADSDHGRVPFKQWPQGVKGHFITRTPPPGFVAE from the coding sequence ATGTTGAAAGCCGTGGAGGATGGCCCCGCCGTGGTCGCCTGCAACACCTGCCGCCTCAGCCCCGACGCGCGCGAGGATGGCGAAGGCCGGCGCGGCGGCGCGCTGCTGGCCGATGCGCTCGCCGCCGTCCGGGCGGGCGATTCGCGCTATGCCGGCATCGCCGTCCAGCAAATGCCCTGCCTGTTCGCCTGTACCGACCATTGCACCGTGCATCTGCGCGCGCCGGGCAAGGTCGGCTATGTGCTGGGGCGCTTCAGCCCGGATGCCGACGCCGCCCGCGCCATCCTCGACTATGCGGTCGTCTATGCCGATAGCGATCATGGCCGGGTGCCGTTCAAACAATGGCCGCAGGGGGTGAAGGGTCATTTCATCACCCGCACCCCACCGCCAGGCTTCGTCGCCGAATGA
- the cobT gene encoding nicotinate-nucleotide--dimethylbenzimidazole phosphoribosyltransferase, translating to MSAFPNIAAFDAALMDLSRPDANAIAAAQARQSELTKPAGSLGRLEAVALFMAGWQGRERPLIDAGRAVVFAGNHGVVGQGVSAYPASVTQAMVANFQSGGAAINALAGVAGLNLQVVALDLDRPTADFTQAPAMSEAECLAALSAGAAAVDPGLSLLVLGEMGIGNSTAAAALCARSFGGAASDWVGPGTGVDGAGVARKAAVVAQALAFHADAPLTPFETLRRVGGREIAAIAGAVLRARQLRVPVLLDGFICCSAIAPLAAVAPAIVDHCLAGHVSAEPGHRRLLDRLGLQPLLALDMRLGEGSGAALAAGIVRAALAAHDGMATFAQAQVATAG from the coding sequence ATGAGCGCCTTCCCGAACATCGCCGCCTTCGACGCGGCGCTCATGGATCTCAGCCGCCCGGACGCAAACGCCATCGCGGCGGCGCAGGCGCGGCAGTCTGAACTTACCAAACCCGCCGGTTCGCTTGGTCGGCTGGAGGCGGTCGCGCTGTTCATGGCCGGCTGGCAGGGGCGCGAACGGCCGCTGATCGACGCCGGGCGGGCGGTCGTGTTCGCCGGCAATCATGGCGTCGTGGGGCAGGGGGTCAGCGCTTATCCGGCCAGCGTCACGCAGGCGATGGTGGCCAATTTCCAGAGCGGCGGCGCGGCGATCAACGCGCTGGCGGGGGTGGCGGGCCTCAACCTGCAAGTGGTCGCGCTTGACCTCGACCGGCCGACGGCGGACTTTACGCAAGCGCCGGCGATGAGCGAGGCCGAATGTCTGGCGGCGCTGTCCGCCGGCGCGGCGGCAGTCGATCCGGGCCTGTCATTGCTGGTGCTGGGCGAAATGGGCATCGGCAATTCGACGGCGGCGGCGGCATTGTGTGCGCGCAGCTTCGGTGGCGCGGCGAGTGACTGGGTCGGCCCCGGCACTGGCGTCGACGGCGCGGGCGTCGCGCGCAAGGCGGCGGTGGTGGCGCAGGCGCTCGCCTTCCACGCGGATGCGCCGTTAACCCCGTTCGAAACGCTGCGCCGGGTCGGCGGGCGTGAGATCGCCGCCATCGCCGGCGCGGTGCTGCGGGCGCGGCAATTGCGCGTGCCGGTGCTGCTCGACGGCTTCATCTGCTGTTCGGCGATCGCGCCGCTCGCCGCCGTTGCGCCCGCCATCGTCGATCATTGTCTTGCCGGCCATGTCTCGGCCGAACCGGGGCATCGGCGGCTGCTCGACCGGCTGGGGCTGCAACCGTTGCTGGCGCTCGACATGCGGCTGGGCGAAGGCAGCGGCGCGGCGCTGGCGGCGGGGATCGTCCGCGCGGCGCTGGCGGCGCATGACGGGATGGCGACCTTTGCGCAGGCGCAAGTGGCGACGGCAGGGTGA
- the bluB gene encoding 5,6-dimethylbenzimidazole synthase, with protein MSDAAPDFDTAFVAQLDALLRWRRDVRHFRSDPVPEADMQALMASVSLAPSVGHAQPWRLVRVRSADRRARIADHVDAQALAAADGYTDPAQRDRYRALKLHALREAPEIVAIFSDDRPVAGHGLGIATMPEMLRYSTVMAVHGLWLAARARGIGMGWVSIVDPPALTAMLDVPADWTLIALLCIGYPAAPSDTPELEQRGWQAREPLADRLFDR; from the coding sequence TTGAGCGACGCCGCGCCCGATTTCGATACGGCCTTCGTGGCGCAGCTCGATGCGCTGCTGCGCTGGCGGCGCGACGTGCGCCATTTTCGCTCCGATCCGGTGCCGGAAGCCGACATGCAGGCGCTGATGGCCAGCGTTAGCCTTGCGCCTTCGGTCGGCCATGCCCAGCCCTGGCGGCTGGTGCGGGTGCGATCGGCCGATCGTCGCGCGCGGATCGCCGACCATGTCGATGCGCAGGCGCTGGCGGCGGCGGACGGCTATACCGATCCCGCCCAGCGCGATCGGTATCGCGCGCTCAAGCTGCACGCCCTGCGCGAGGCGCCGGAAATCGTCGCCATCTTTTCCGACGACCGGCCCGTCGCCGGCCATGGCCTGGGCATCGCCACCATGCCCGAAATGCTCCGCTATTCGACCGTGATGGCGGTCCATGGTCTGTGGCTAGCGGCGCGGGCGCGGGGCATCGGCATGGGCTGGGTGTCGATCGTCGATCCGCCGGCGCTCACGGCGATGCTCGATGTGCCGGCCGACTGGACGCTGATCGCGCTGCTCTGCATCGGCTATCCGGCCGCGCCATCCGACACGCCCGAACTGGAGCAGCGCGGCTGGCAGGCGCGCGAGCCGCTGGCCGACCGTCTGTTCGACCGATGA
- the cobU gene encoding bifunctional adenosylcobinamide kinase/adenosylcobinamide-phosphate guanylyltransferase, with protein sequence MTDSLLVLGGARSGKSRYAQAQAEAFAGDLVYVATGQAFDDEMVERIAAHQGDRGPRWRTVEAPIDLAAVIAAESRADTLLLIDCLTLWASNLIFADRDLDDAIAELTRAIAGAPGRIILVANEVGLGIVPDNALARRFRDVAGRINQAVAASADRVIFVAAGLPLTLKG encoded by the coding sequence ATGACGGACAGCCTGCTGGTTCTGGGCGGTGCGCGATCGGGCAAGAGCCGCTATGCGCAGGCGCAGGCGGAAGCCTTTGCCGGCGATCTTGTCTATGTCGCCACCGGACAGGCGTTCGATGATGAGATGGTGGAGCGGATCGCGGCGCATCAGGGCGATCGCGGCCCGCGCTGGCGCACGGTCGAGGCGCCGATCGATCTGGCCGCCGTCATCGCAGCGGAAAGCCGGGCGGACACGCTGCTGCTGATAGACTGCCTGACGCTCTGGGCGTCCAATCTGATCTTTGCCGACCGCGATCTGGACGATGCGATTGCGGAGCTGACCCGCGCCATTGCGGGCGCGCCGGGCAGGATCATCCTCGTCGCCAATGAAGTGGGCCTTGGCATCGTGCCGGACAATGCGCTGGCGCGTCGTTTTCGCGATGTGGCGGGGCGGATCAATCAGGCGGTCGCGGCCAGCGCGGATCGGGTGATATTCGTCGCGGCGGGGCTGCCCCTCACGCTCAAAGGCTGA
- a CDS encoding histidine phosphatase family protein: MSGYLLHLLRHGEPEAAGRLLGHGDWPSTASGIAACVDRAKGLAIDALWSSDLSRAALAGEAIGAAAGLPLLTDPRWRELDFGAWDGLAVADIDAAAMAAFWDDPDTAPPPGGERWSALVARVTAAIAALPPQPTLVVTHGGAMRAALAALCGFNAAQVWAFDLSYAALLSLRVWPGERPAAQIVGLRA; encoded by the coding sequence GTGAGCGGCTATCTGCTCCATCTGCTGCGCCATGGCGAACCGGAGGCGGCGGGACGGTTGCTGGGCCATGGCGACTGGCCCTCGACCGCATCGGGCATCGCCGCCTGCGTCGACCGGGCGAAGGGGCTGGCGATCGATGCGCTCTGGTCCTCCGACCTCAGCCGCGCCGCGCTGGCCGGCGAAGCCATCGGCGCGGCGGCGGGCCTGCCGCTGCTCACCGATCCACGCTGGCGGGAACTGGATTTCGGCGCATGGGACGGGCTGGCGGTTGCCGACATCGATGCCGCCGCCATGGCCGCTTTCTGGGACGATCCCGACACCGCCCCGCCGCCCGGCGGTGAGCGCTGGTCGGCGCTGGTCGCGCGGGTGACGGCGGCGATCGCGGCGCTGCCGCCGCAACCCACGCTGGTCGTCACCCATGGCGGGGCAATGCGCGCGGCGCTGGCGGCGCTGTGCGGCTTCAACGCGGCGCAGGTCTGGGCGTTCGACCTGTCCTATGCAGCGTTGCTGTCGCTGCGGGTCTGGCCGGGCGAGCGGCCCGCCGCCCAGATTGTCGGCCTGCGCGCATGA
- the cobO gene encoding cob(I)yrinic acid a,c-diamide adenosyltransferase → MSEADEARHAEKMRKKQAAQAKIMANKTQEKGLLIVHTGKGKGKTSAALGMVVRAIGHGMRVGVVQFVKGAMATGEKAVFDAFPDHVEFKPMGEGFTWNTQDRSRDIANARAAWDEVKRMIADPSYAMVLADELNIVLRYDYLPVDEVLAAVNARDPMKHVIITGRNAPDALVEAADLVTDMVMVKHPFRSGVKAQKGIEF, encoded by the coding sequence ATGAGCGAAGCGGACGAAGCCCGCCACGCGGAAAAAATGCGCAAGAAACAGGCGGCGCAGGCAAAGATCATGGCCAACAAGACGCAGGAGAAGGGGCTGCTGATCGTCCATACCGGCAAGGGCAAGGGCAAGACCAGTGCGGCGCTGGGCATGGTGGTCCGCGCCATCGGCCATGGCATGAGGGTCGGCGTCGTCCAGTTCGTGAAGGGCGCGATGGCGACCGGCGAAAAGGCCGTGTTCGACGCCTTCCCCGACCATGTCGAATTCAAGCCGATGGGCGAGGGCTTCACCTGGAACACGCAGGACCGCAGCCGCGACATCGCCAACGCCCGCGCCGCCTGGGACGAGGTGAAGCGGATGATCGCCGACCCAAGCTACGCCATGGTTCTGGCCGACGAACTCAACATCGTGCTGCGCTACGACTATCTGCCGGTCGATGAAGTGCTGGCGGCGGTGAATGCGCGCGACCCGATGAAGCATGTCATCATCACCGGCCGCAACGCGCCCGACGCGCTGGTCGAGGCGGCCGACCTCGTCACCGACATGGTGATGGTGAAGCATCCCTTCCGGTCGGGGGTGAAGGCGCAGAAGGGCATCGAATTTTGA
- the cobF gene encoding precorrin-6A synthase (deacetylating) codes for MIALTLIGIGTGDPAQLTLAAIRAMNAADLILLPRKSEEKSDLIAVRRQMCADMLDGSTKVVEFDLPVRRSEGDYLEAVSDWHDAIAQCWAAQIAKHLPDGGKLALLVWGDPSLYDSTLRIADRLRAQSMDLNVTVVPGISSLQALTAAHAIPLNALAEPVVITTGRQLRDHGWPAQADSVAVMLDGGGAFQAIDPAGVTIWWGAYLGMAQQALIAGALGKVGPHIIAERAALRARHGWIMDVYLMRKEAK; via the coding sequence ATGATCGCCCTGACCTTGATCGGCATCGGCACCGGCGATCCGGCGCAACTCACCCTGGCGGCGATCCGGGCGATGAACGCCGCCGACCTGATCCTGCTACCGCGCAAGAGTGAGGAGAAAAGCGATCTGATCGCGGTGCGCCGGCAGATGTGCGCCGATATGCTCGACGGCTCCACGAAGGTCGTTGAATTCGACCTACCCGTCCGCCGGAGCGAAGGCGACTATCTGGAGGCGGTGAGTGACTGGCATGACGCCATCGCGCAATGCTGGGCGGCGCAGATCGCGAAGCATCTCCCCGATGGCGGCAAACTCGCCCTGCTCGTCTGGGGCGACCCGTCCCTCTATGACAGCACCTTGCGCATCGCCGACCGGCTGCGCGCGCAGAGCATGGACCTGAATGTGACCGTGGTGCCGGGGATCAGCAGCCTTCAGGCGCTGACCGCCGCCCATGCCATTCCCCTGAACGCGCTGGCCGAACCGGTCGTCATCACCACCGGCCGGCAATTGCGCGACCATGGCTGGCCCGCGCAGGCGGACAGCGTCGCAGTGATGCTGGACGGCGGCGGCGCGTTTCAGGCGATCGATCCGGCCGGCGTTACGATCTGGTGGGGCGCTTATCTCGGCATGGCGCAGCAGGCGCTGATCGCCGGCGCGCTGGGCAAGGTTGGCCCGCATATCATCGCGGAACGGGCGGCGCTGCGGGCGCGGCATGGCTGGATCATGGATGTCTATCTGATGCGGAAGGAAGCGAAATGA
- the galB gene encoding beta-galactosidase GalB yields MHLFNSLSRSRAVAALALLSASTLPHALLARESLSISKGWRFTRGDPAGLTTDLRYDVRPPIEDAGDGKVADARPDAAVKLADSGAQVLKAWILPAANPFIKDAAKHHVRPAGNPGGDVSFVQPGFDDSGWTPVDLPHDWAIAGPFIKDGPYGGMARLPSWGIGWYRKSLSIPKSDAGKSIFLDVEGAMSYATVWLNGKLVGGWPYGYNSFRLDLTPYAAPGGRNQLAIRLDNPQASARWYPGGGLYRDIYLTATDKVHVGQWGSIVRTPQVNKDRATVDLSLTIDNDGDRAAQVEVATTLYAIDADGKRIGRPVASIARQSASIAPGAKAVVNGSATLTNPRLWGPPPTQAPNRYVAVSTVTQGGKQVDSYETRFGVRDIRFDPDKGVIVNGETIPLRGVNNHHDLGAIGAAFNRRAAERQLEILRDMGTNAIRMSHNPPAPELLELTDAMGFLVMDEVFDSWEKKKTPHDFHLIFPDWHEADARAMLRRDRNHPSILMWSIGNEVGEQYDGEAGAKIGRELVGIAHEEDPTRPATSAMNFAKADMALPTTVDVISLNYQGAGIRGIIGQYPAFRAKFPDKLILSSESASALSSRGEYLFPVAGAISGPVRPWSGGNPDTHQVSAYELHAADFGSSPDRVWAADDQNPYVAGEFVWTGFDYLGEPTPYYTSRSSYSGIIDLAGFPKDRFWLYQARWRPDLKFAHILPHWTWPDRAGQITPVHVFSSADEAELFVNGKSQGRIKKRDYEYRFRWDYVVYEPGEVKVVTWKKGQPWATETIRTVGDAAKLSLTADRATIASDGRDLSFVTLKVLDRDGHVVPAAKQNIRFSIEGSGAIVATDNGDPTDLTAFPSTDRAAFNGLALAIVKADRPGRIILRARAEGLGETQVEIGAKR; encoded by the coding sequence GTGCATCTGTTCAACTCGTTGTCGCGTTCGCGCGCTGTGGCCGCGCTGGCGCTGCTCTCTGCGTCCACCCTTCCGCACGCCCTGCTCGCCCGCGAAAGCCTGTCGATCAGCAAGGGCTGGCGCTTTACCAGGGGCGACCCGGCCGGCCTGACCACCGATCTGCGCTATGATGTCCGCCCGCCGATCGAGGATGCCGGCGACGGCAAGGTCGCTGACGCCCGCCCCGACGCGGCGGTGAAGCTGGCCGATAGCGGCGCGCAGGTGCTGAAAGCCTGGATTCTCCCCGCCGCCAATCCCTTCATCAAGGACGCGGCGAAACATCATGTCCGCCCGGCCGGCAATCCGGGCGGCGATGTGTCCTTTGTTCAGCCCGGTTTCGACGACAGCGGCTGGACGCCGGTGGACCTGCCGCACGACTGGGCGATCGCCGGTCCCTTCATCAAGGATGGTCCCTATGGCGGCATGGCCCGCCTGCCCAGTTGGGGCATTGGCTGGTATCGCAAATCGCTTTCCATTCCCAAAAGCGACGCCGGCAAATCGATCTTCCTCGATGTCGAAGGGGCCATGTCCTACGCGACGGTCTGGCTGAACGGCAAACTGGTCGGCGGCTGGCCCTATGGCTATAACAGCTTCCGCCTCGACCTGACCCCCTATGCGGCGCCGGGCGGCAGGAACCAGTTGGCGATCCGGCTCGACAATCCGCAGGCATCGGCGCGCTGGTATCCGGGCGGCGGCCTCTATCGCGACATCTATCTGACCGCCACGGACAAGGTCCATGTCGGCCAGTGGGGCAGCATCGTCCGCACCCCACAGGTGAACAAGGACCGCGCCACCGTCGATCTCAGCCTGACGATCGACAATGACGGCGACAGGGCGGCGCAGGTCGAGGTCGCGACCACCCTCTATGCGATCGACGCCGACGGCAAGCGCATCGGCCGCCCCGTCGCCAGCATCGCGCGCCAGTCCGCCAGCATCGCGCCGGGGGCCAAGGCGGTGGTGAACGGCAGCGCGACCCTGACCAACCCCCGCCTTTGGGGGCCGCCGCCGACGCAAGCGCCCAACCGCTATGTCGCTGTCTCCACCGTGACACAGGGCGGGAAACAGGTCGACAGCTACGAAACCCGTTTCGGCGTGCGCGACATCCGCTTTGATCCCGACAAGGGCGTGATCGTCAATGGCGAGACGATCCCGCTGCGCGGCGTCAATAACCATCATGATCTGGGCGCGATCGGCGCCGCGTTCAACCGTCGCGCCGCCGAACGCCAGCTCGAAATCCTGCGCGACATGGGGACCAATGCGATCCGCATGAGTCATAATCCGCCCGCGCCCGAACTGCTGGAACTGACCGACGCGATGGGCTTCCTGGTCATGGATGAAGTGTTCGATAGCTGGGAAAAGAAGAAAACTCCCCATGACTTCCACCTGATCTTTCCCGATTGGCATGAGGCCGACGCCCGCGCTATGCTGCGCCGCGACCGCAACCACCCGTCGATCCTGATGTGGAGCATCGGCAATGAGGTGGGCGAACAATATGATGGCGAGGCCGGCGCGAAGATCGGCCGCGAACTGGTCGGCATCGCGCATGAGGAAGATCCGACCCGGCCCGCCACCAGCGCGATGAACTTCGCCAAGGCGGACATGGCTCTGCCCACCACCGTCGATGTCATCAGCCTCAATTATCAGGGCGCGGGGATTCGCGGCATCATCGGCCAATATCCCGCCTTCCGCGCGAAATTCCCCGACAAGCTGATCCTGTCCTCCGAAAGCGCGTCGGCGCTGTCCAGCCGGGGCGAATATCTTTTCCCGGTCGCCGGCGCGATCAGCGGGCCGGTGCGTCCCTGGTCGGGCGGCAACCCCGACACGCATCAGGTGTCGGCCTATGAACTGCACGCCGCCGATTTCGGATCGTCGCCCGATCGGGTCTGGGCCGCCGACGACCAGAACCCTTACGTCGCGGGGGAATTTGTCTGGACCGGCTTCGACTATCTGGGCGAGCCGACCCCCTATTACACGTCGCGCAGCAGCTATTCGGGCATTATCGACCTCGCCGGTTTCCCCAAGGATCGCTTCTGGCTCTATCAGGCGCGCTGGCGGCCGGACCTGAAATTCGCCCATATCCTGCCGCACTGGACCTGGCCGGATCGTGCAGGCCAGATTACGCCGGTCCATGTCTTTTCCTCGGCCGACGAGGCGGAACTGTTCGTCAACGGCAAGTCGCAGGGCAGGATCAAAAAGCGCGACTATGAATATCGCTTCCGCTGGGACTATGTCGTCTATGAACCGGGCGAGGTGAAGGTCGTCACCTGGAAGAAGGGCCAGCCCTGGGCGACCGAGACGATCCGCACCGTGGGCGACGCGGCGAAACTGTCGCTGACCGCCGACCGCGCGACGATCGCCAGCGATGGCCGCGATCTGAGCTTCGTGACGCTCAAAGTGCTGGACAGGGACGGCCATGTCGTTCCCGCCGCCAAGCAGAATATCCGCTTCTCGATCGAGGGGTCGGGCGCAATCGTCGCCACCGACAATGGCGACCCGACCGACCTGACGGCCTTTCCGTCGACGGATCGCGCCGCCTTCAACGGCCTGGCGCTGGCGATCGTGAAGGCGGACCGGCCCGGCCGAATCATCCTGCGCGCCCGTGCCGAAGGGCTGGGCGAAACGCAGGTGGAAATCGGCGCAAAGCGCTGA
- a CDS encoding aminotransferase class I/II-fold pyridoxal phosphate-dependent enzyme has protein sequence MAIDWRRLPDEADLAQLESVAAVHFAVAPTRVCALPGTEMGLRNLSLLGLPGPWRHGAPGYASHAAAFPGSSGVADAALMVEAAKGGTILIANPANPTGRLFPVEDVLTLARRIGAAGGWLVVDEAFIDAQQTGSILPHLCADDSVIVLRSFGKFFGLAGVRLGFAVGPAERLTPLRARMGSWPLSAAAITIGTAAYADRDWIGATRMDLVARAEALDAVLRRHGYAPQGASPLFRLIDCDAPALFDRLARQGIWTRPFAYDPRWLRLGVPGDADDLGRLDRALSHG, from the coding sequence GTGGCGATCGACTGGCGGCGGCTGCCCGACGAGGCCGATCTGGCACAACTGGAATCCGTTGCGGCTGTTCACTTCGCTGTTGCGCCAACCCGCGTCTGCGCGCTGCCCGGCACCGAAATGGGGCTGCGCAACCTGTCGCTGCTCGGCCTGCCCGGTCCCTGGCGGCATGGCGCGCCGGGCTATGCCAGCCATGCCGCCGCCTTCCCCGGCAGCAGCGGGGTTGCCGACGCGGCGTTGATGGTGGAGGCCGCGAAAGGTGGGACGATCCTGATCGCCAATCCGGCCAATCCCACGGGGCGGCTATTCCCGGTGGAGGATGTGCTGACGCTGGCGCGGCGGATCGGCGCGGCGGGCGGATGGCTGGTGGTGGATGAGGCGTTCATCGACGCCCAGCAGACGGGCAGCATCCTGCCGCATCTGTGCGCGGACGATTCCGTGATCGTGCTGCGCTCCTTCGGCAAGTTTTTCGGGCTGGCCGGAGTGCGGCTGGGCTTTGCGGTCGGGCCGGCGGAGCGGTTGACGCCATTGCGCGCGCGCATGGGCAGTTGGCCGTTGTCCGCCGCCGCGATCACGATCGGGACGGCGGCCTATGCCGATCGCGACTGGATTGGCGCGACGCGGATGGATCTGGTCGCGCGGGCCGAAGCACTGGACGCGGTACTGCGCCGCCATGGCTATGCGCCGCAGGGCGCGTCGCCGCTGTTCCGGCTGATCGACTGCGACGCCCCTGCCCTGTTCGACCGGCTGGCGCGACAGGGGATATGGACCCGGCCGTTCGCCTATGATCCGCGCTGGCTGCGGCTGGGTGTGCCGGGTGATGCGGATGATCTGGGACGGCTGGACCGGGCGCTTAGCCATGGCTGA